GCGTTCATTCTTGAAACGTCTCCTTCTGTCACATACCTTTAAACTTAATCTGCTTTTGTTCAAGAATTCTTTTTAGTTGATCCCTTTTATCACCTTGTATCTCAATTGTACCACCATTTTCAGAGATGGTATGAGTTCCTCCAACACCGCACTTTGCTTTCATTTCTTTACATAGGCCCTTAAGGAAATCTTCGTTTTTTGGAAAACCATCCATAACTGTAACGGTTTTCCCACCGCGCCCGTTTTTCTCAATGCGAAATTTAACAGTATATTGACCGGTCACTTGTTCTTGCGTGATACACTTGCAGTCTTCTTTTAGAACATTACACTTTTCACAACGAACCTGATCTTTCGGATCCGTACTATAAACTAACCTGGTGTTTTTCATTACCCTTTGCTTTCCTCAGTAGCTGCATTAGCGCTCGGTTCTTCCCCAAGCTTGTGGGTTGTATACTCTTTTCCATCGAATCTAAAAAGCTGCGGAGTTTCATCCATCAAAGTAGCTAAATTCACTGGACGTTTCCACATTTTATAAACGTTCTTCAGTGTCTCGCTCATGAAGTCAGGTTGCATATCAATGCCTTCATGAAGATGGGTTAGCAATAGCTCGCCGCGGTTCTCGAAATTCGCATCTTCAATGCGGATGATCGGCTGTCCAAAGTTAGTCATATGGAACAACAATTGTGCTTTGATTGCCTTAAAATCCTTGGTA
This is a stretch of genomic DNA from Bdellovibrio reynosensis. It encodes these proteins:
- a CDS encoding translation initiation factor, which gives rise to MKNTRLVYSTDPKDQVRCEKCNVLKEDCKCITQEQVTGQYTVKFRIEKNGRGGKTVTVMDGFPKNEDFLKGLCKEMKAKCGVGGTHTISENGGTIEIQGDKRDQLKRILEQKQIKFKGM